The following are encoded together in the Pan troglodytes isolate AG18354 chromosome 6, NHGRI_mPanTro3-v2.0_pri, whole genome shotgun sequence genome:
- the ERV3-1 gene encoding endogenous retrovirus group 3 member 1 Env polyprotein precursor (The RefSeq protein has 1 substitution compared to this genomic sequence): MLGMNMLLITLFLLLPLSMLKGEPWEGCLHCTHTTWSGNIMTKTLLYHTYYECAGTCLGTCTHNQTTYSVCDPGRGQPYVCYDPKSSPGTWFEIHVGSKEGDLLNQTKVFPSGKGVVSLYFDVCQIVSMGSLFPVIFSSMEYYSSCHKNRCAPPACSTDSPVTTCWDCTTWSTNQQSLGPIMLTKIPLEPDCKTSTCNSVNLTILEPDQPIWTTGLKAPLGARVSGEEIGPGAYVYLYIIKKTRTRSTQQFRVFESFYEHVNQKLPEPPPLASNLFAQLAENIASSLHVASCYVCGGTNMGDQWPWEARELMPQDNFTLTASSLEPAPSSQSIWFLKTSIIGKFCIARWGKAFTDPVGELTCLGQQYYNETLGKTLWRGKSNNSESPHPSPFSRFPSLNHSWYQLEAPNTWQAPSGLYWICGPQAYRQLPAKWSGACVLGTIRPSFFLMPLKQGETLGYPIYDETKRKSKRGVSIGDWKDNEWPPERIIQYYGPATWAEDGMWGYRTPVYMLNRIIRLQAVLEIVTNETVGALNLLAQQATKMRNVIYQNRLALDYLLAQEEGVCGKFNLTNCCLEIDDKGKVIKEITAKIQKLAHIPVQTWKG; encoded by the coding sequence ATGCTGGGTATGAACATGCTACTCATCACTTTGTTCTTGCTACTCCCCTTATCCATGTTAAAAGGAGAACCCTGGGAGGGATGCCTCCACTGCACCCACACTACGTGGTCGGGGAACATCATGACTAAAACCCTGTTGTATCACACTTATTATGAGTGTGCTGGGACCTGCCTAGGAACTTGTACTCACAACCAGACAACCTACTCAGTCTGTGACCCAGGAAGGGGCCAGCCTTATGTGTGTTATGACCCTAAGTCTTCACCTGGGACCTGGTTTGAAATTCATGTCGGGTCAAAGGAAGGGGATCTTCTAAACCAAACCAAGGTATTTCCCTCTGGCAAGGGTGTCGTATCCTTATACTTTGATGTTTGCCAGATAGTATCCATGGGCTCACTCTTTCCCGTAATCTTCAGTTCCATGGAGTACTATAGTAGCTGCCATAAAAATAGGTGTGCACCCCCTGCTTGTTCCACCGATTCCCCAGTAACAACTTGCTGGGACTGCACAACGTGGTCCACTAACCAACAATCACTAGGGCCAATTATGCTTACCAAAATACCATTAGAACCAGATTGTAAAACAAGCACTTGCAATTCTGTAAATCTTACCATCTTAGAGCCAGATCAGCCCATATGGACAACAGGTTTAAAAGCACCGCTAGGGGCACGAGTCAGCGGTGAAGAAATTGGCCCAGGAGCCTATGTCTATCTATATATCATAAAGAAAACTCGGACCCGCTCAACCCAACAGTTCCGAGTTTTTGAGTCATTCTATGAGCATGTTAACCAGAAATTGCCTGAGCCCCCTCCCTTGGCCAGTAATTTATTCGCCCAACTGGCTGAAAACATAGCCAGCAGCCTGCACGTCGCTTCATGTTATGTCTGTGGGGGAACGAACATGGGAGACCAATGGCCATGGGAAGCAAGGGAACTAATGCCCCAAGATAATTTCACACTAACTGCCTCTTCCCTCGAACCTGCACCATCAAGTCAGAGCATCTGGTTCTTAAAAACCTCCATTATTGGAAAATTCTGTATTGCTCGCTGGGGAAAGGCCTTTACAGACCCAGTAGGAGAGTTAACTTGCCTAGGACAACAATATTACAACGAGACACTAGGAAAGACTTTATGGAGGGGCAAAAGCAATAATTCTGAATCACCACACCCAAGCCCATTCTCTCGTTTCCCATCTTTAAACCATTCTTGGTACCAACTTGAAGCTCCAAATACCTGGCAGGCACCCTCTGGCCTCTACTGGATCTGTGGGCCACAGGCATATCGACAACTGCCAGCTAAATGGTCAGGGGCCTGTGTACTGGGGACAATTAGGCCGTCCTTCTTCCTAATGCCCCTAAAACAGGGAGAAACCTTAGGATACCCCATCTATGATGAAactaaaaggaaaagcaaaagaggCGTAAGTATAGGAGATTGGAAGGACAATGAATGGCCTCCTGAAAGAATAATTCAATATTATGGCCCAGCCACCTGGGCAGAAGATGGAATGTGGGGATACCGCACCCCAGTTTACATGCTTAACCGCATTATAAGATTGCAGGCAGTACTAGAAATCATTACCAATGAAACTGTAGGGGCCTTGAATCTGCTTGCCCAGCAAGccacaaaaatgagaaatgtcATTTATCAAAATAGACTGGCCTTAGACTACCTCCTAGCCCAGGAAGAGGGAGTATGCGGAAAGTTCAACCTTACTAACTGCTGCCTGGAAATTGATGACAAAGGAAAGGTCATCAAAGAAATAACTGCTAAAATCCAAAAGTTAGCTCACATCCCAGTTCAGACTTGGAAAGGATAG
- the ERV3-1 gene encoding endogenous retrovirus group 3 member 1 Env polyprotein isoform X1, with amino-acid sequence MLGMNMLLITLFLLLPLSMLKGEPWEGCLHCTHTTWSGNIMTKTLLYHTYYECAGTCLGTCTHNQTTYSVCDPGRGQPYVCYDPKSSPGTWFEIHVGSKEGDLLNQTKVFPSGKGVVSLYFDVCQIVSMGSLFPVIFSSMEYYSSCHKNRCAPPACSTDSPVTTCWDCTTWSTNQQSLGPIMLTKIPLEPDCKTSTCNSVNLTILEPDQPIWTTGLKAPLGARVSGEEIGPGAYVYLYIIKKTRTRSTQQFRVFESFYEHVNQKLPEPPPLASNLFAQLAENIASSLHVASCYVCGGTNMGDQWPWEARELMPQDNFTLTASSLEPAPSSQSIWFLKTSIIGKFCIARWGKAFTDPVGELTCLGQQYYNETLGKTLWRGKSNNSESPHPSPFSRFPSLNHSWYQLEAPNTWQAPSGLYWICGPQAYRQLPAKWSGACVLGTIRPSFFLMPLKQGETLGYPIYDETKRKSKRGVSIGDWKDNEWPPERIIQYYGPATWAEDGMWGYRTPVYMLNRIIRLQAVLEIITNETVGALNLLAQQATKMRNVIYQNRLALDYLLAQEEGVCGKFNLTNCCLEIDDKGKVIKEITAKIQKLAHIPVQTWKG; translated from the coding sequence ATGCTGGGTATGAACATGCTACTCATCACTTTGTTCTTGCTACTCCCCTTATCCATGTTAAAAGGAGAACCCTGGGAGGGATGCCTCCACTGCACCCACACTACGTGGTCGGGGAACATCATGACTAAAACCCTGTTGTATCACACTTATTATGAGTGTGCTGGGACCTGCCTAGGAACTTGTACTCACAACCAGACAACCTACTCAGTCTGTGACCCAGGAAGGGGCCAGCCTTATGTGTGTTATGACCCTAAGTCTTCACCTGGGACCTGGTTTGAAATTCATGTCGGGTCAAAGGAAGGGGATCTTCTAAACCAAACCAAGGTATTTCCCTCTGGCAAGGGTGTCGTATCCTTATACTTTGATGTTTGCCAGATAGTATCCATGGGCTCACTCTTTCCCGTAATCTTCAGTTCCATGGAGTACTATAGTAGCTGCCATAAAAATAGGTGTGCACCCCCTGCTTGTTCCACCGATTCCCCAGTAACAACTTGCTGGGACTGCACAACGTGGTCCACTAACCAACAATCACTAGGGCCAATTATGCTTACCAAAATACCATTAGAACCAGATTGTAAAACAAGCACTTGCAATTCTGTAAATCTTACCATCTTAGAGCCAGATCAGCCCATATGGACAACAGGTTTAAAAGCACCGCTAGGGGCACGAGTCAGCGGTGAAGAAATTGGCCCAGGAGCCTATGTCTATCTATATATCATAAAGAAAACTCGGACCCGCTCAACCCAACAGTTCCGAGTTTTTGAGTCATTCTATGAGCATGTTAACCAGAAATTGCCTGAGCCCCCTCCCTTGGCCAGTAATTTATTCGCCCAACTGGCTGAAAACATAGCCAGCAGCCTGCACGTCGCTTCATGTTATGTCTGTGGGGGAACGAACATGGGAGACCAATGGCCATGGGAAGCAAGGGAACTAATGCCCCAAGATAATTTCACACTAACTGCCTCTTCCCTCGAACCTGCACCATCAAGTCAGAGCATCTGGTTCTTAAAAACCTCCATTATTGGAAAATTCTGTATTGCTCGCTGGGGAAAGGCCTTTACAGACCCAGTAGGAGAGTTAACTTGCCTAGGACAACAATATTACAACGAGACACTAGGAAAGACTTTATGGAGGGGCAAAAGCAATAATTCTGAATCACCACACCCAAGCCCATTCTCTCGTTTCCCATCTTTAAACCATTCTTGGTACCAACTTGAAGCTCCAAATACCTGGCAGGCACCCTCTGGCCTCTACTGGATCTGTGGGCCACAGGCATATCGACAACTGCCAGCTAAATGGTCAGGGGCCTGTGTACTGGGGACAATTAGGCCGTCCTTCTTCCTAATGCCCCTAAAACAGGGAGAAACCTTAGGATACCCCATCTATGATGAAactaaaaggaaaagcaaaagaggCGTAAGTATAGGAGATTGGAAGGACAATGAATGGCCTCCTGAAAGAATAATTCAATATTATGGCCCAGCCACCTGGGCAGAAGATGGAATGTGGGGATACCGCACCCCAGTTTACATGCTTAACCGCATTATAAGATTGCAGGCAGTACTAGAAATCATTACCAATGAAACTGTAGGGGCCTTGAATCTGCTTGCCCAGCAAGccacaaaaatgagaaatgtcATTTATCAAAATAGACTGGCCTTAGACTACCTCCTAGCCCAGGAAGAGGGAGTATGCGGAAAGTTCAACCTTACTAACTGCTGCCTGGAAATTGATGACAAAGGAAAGGTCATCAAAGAAATAACTGCTAAAATCCAAAAGTTAGCTCACATCCCAGTTCAGACTTGGAAAGGATAG